In Streptomyces sp. SID8374, one genomic interval encodes:
- the pknB gene encoding Stk1 family PASTA domain-containing Ser/Thr kinase gives MEEPRRLGGRYELGSVLGRGGMAEVYLAHDTRLGRTVAVKTLRADLARDPSFQARFRREAQSAASLNHPAIVAVYDTGEDYVDGVSIPYIVMEYVDGSTLRELLHSGRRLLPERTLEMTVGILQALEYSHRAQIVHRDIKPANVMLTRTGQVKVMDFGIARAMGDSGMTMTQTAAVIGTAQYLSPEQAKGEQVDARSDLYSTGCLLYELLAVRPPFVGDSPVAVAYQHVREEPQPPSTFDPEITPEMDAIVLKALTKDPDYRYQSADEMRADIEACLDGRPVAAAAAMGAVGYGGYDGYNADQPTTALRPTDPNNAPTSMLPPVNPDDGGYGYDDRAGRRRQPQKKSNLSTILLVIAGILVLVGAILIGKAVFSDNGSDGQVPVPNMVGSTVKEAEQLAERAGVVLKVAGEEPCEQQEKGKICSQTPTNGSTMEENGTVEVKVSTGAPKIEVPDVLEKSEDSARKALEDKGFTVNVTAVESEKTEGTVIEQKPKGGSQAEDGSEVTITVAKKETLDLPDMRTRTFAAAEQQLRGIGFTNISRTDVDSEEPKDVVIDQTPQPGKHAKDAQIVLKVSKGPAEPPEPEKTQVPQIQGMKLGEAKAKLQEAGLQVGNVQGSQDDNATVVVVQPGVGETVDKNSAVNLIATPGGGGDQGGGGIFGGPSGR, from the coding sequence ATGGAAGAGCCGCGTCGCCTCGGCGGCCGGTACGAGCTGGGCTCGGTGCTCGGCCGTGGTGGCATGGCCGAGGTCTACCTCGCCCACGACACCCGGCTCGGCCGCACCGTAGCTGTGAAGACGCTCCGGGCCGACCTGGCCCGTGACCCGTCCTTCCAGGCCCGGTTCCGCCGTGAGGCCCAGTCGGCCGCCTCGCTCAACCACCCCGCGATCGTCGCCGTCTACGACACCGGCGAGGACTACGTCGACGGGGTCTCCATCCCGTACATCGTGATGGAGTACGTCGACGGGTCGACCCTGCGGGAGCTGCTGCACTCCGGGCGCCGGCTGCTGCCCGAGCGGACGCTGGAGATGACCGTCGGCATCCTCCAGGCGCTCGAATACTCGCACCGCGCCCAGATCGTCCACCGTGACATCAAGCCGGCCAACGTCATGCTGACGCGCACCGGCCAGGTCAAGGTCATGGACTTCGGCATCGCCCGCGCCATGGGCGACTCCGGCATGACCATGACGCAGACCGCCGCGGTCATCGGCACCGCCCAGTACCTCTCCCCGGAGCAGGCCAAGGGCGAGCAGGTCGACGCGCGCTCCGACCTGTACTCCACCGGCTGCCTGCTCTACGAGCTGCTCGCGGTCCGGCCCCCGTTCGTCGGGGACTCGCCCGTCGCCGTGGCCTACCAGCACGTGCGCGAGGAGCCGCAGCCGCCGAGCACCTTCGACCCGGAGATCACGCCCGAGATGGACGCGATCGTGCTGAAGGCGCTCACCAAGGACCCGGACTACCGCTACCAGTCCGCCGACGAGATGCGGGCCGACATCGAGGCCTGCCTCGACGGCCGGCCGGTCGCGGCCGCGGCGGCGATGGGTGCCGTGGGGTACGGGGGCTACGACGGCTACAACGCCGACCAGCCCACCACCGCCCTGCGCCCGACCGACCCGAACAACGCGCCCACGTCGATGCTGCCCCCGGTCAACCCGGACGACGGCGGCTACGGCTACGACGACCGGGCGGGCCGCCGGCGCCAGCCGCAGAAGAAGAGCAACCTCTCGACGATCCTGCTGGTCATCGCGGGCATCCTGGTGCTCGTCGGCGCGATCCTGATCGGCAAGGCCGTGTTCAGCGACAACGGCAGCGACGGCCAGGTCCCGGTGCCGAACATGGTCGGCTCCACCGTCAAGGAGGCGGAACAGCTCGCCGAACGGGCGGGGGTGGTCCTCAAGGTCGCCGGCGAGGAGCCGTGCGAGCAGCAGGAGAAGGGCAAGATCTGCTCGCAGACCCCCACGAACGGCAGCACCATGGAGGAGAACGGGACCGTCGAGGTCAAGGTCTCCACCGGCGCGCCGAAGATCGAGGTGCCCGACGTCCTGGAGAAATCCGAGGACAGCGCCCGCAAGGCCTTGGAGGACAAGGGCTTCACGGTCAACGTGACCGCGGTCGAGTCCGAGAAGACCGAGGGCACGGTGATCGAGCAGAAGCCCAAGGGCGGTTCGCAGGCGGAGGACGGCTCCGAGGTGACCATCACGGTCGCCAAGAAGGAGACCCTGGATCTGCCCGACATGCGCACCCGCACCTTCGCGGCCGCCGAACAGCAGCTGCGGGGCATCGGCTTCACCAACATCTCGCGCACCGACGTCGACTCGGAAGAGCCGAAGGACGTGGTCATCGACCAGACCCCGCAGCCCGGCAAGCACGCCAAGGACGCGCAGATCGTCCTCAAGGTCTCCAAGGGCCCGGCGGAGCCGCCGGAGCCCGAGAAGACCCAGGTCCCGCAGATCCAGGGCATGAAGCTCGGCGAGGCCAAGGCGAAGCTCCAGGAGGCGGGCCTCCAGGTCGGCAACGTCCAGGGCTCGCAGGACGACAACGCCACGGTGGTCGTCGTGCAGCCGGGGGTCGGCGAGACCGTCGACAAGAACTCGGCGGTCAACCTGATCGCCACCCCGGGCGGCGGCGGGGACCAGGGCGGCGG
- a CDS encoding penicillin-binding transpeptidase domain-containing protein: protein MNKPLRRIAIFCGILMLALMVRTNYLQYVRADELNTRDENRRIRIERYAHERGNIIVDGKAVTGSVETNGSDFKYKRVWKDGPLWAPVTGYSSQAFDSSQLENLEDGILTGNSDQLFFNRTLGMFTGEKKQGGNVVTTLNGAAQKAAFKGLGDKKGAVVALDPQTGAILALASTPSYDPSVFAGNSNKDSEAREKLLKDKDKPMLNRALRETYPPGSTFKVVTAAAALENGLYDDIDAKTDSPLPWTLPQTTVPLQNEGNIPCENASLREALRWSCNTVFGKMSDDLGNKKMIEQTDKFGFNKEVFTPVRADASIYPEDNKPQNAMAGIGQASNRTTPLQMAMVASAIANDGKLMQPYMVAKRQAPNLDDIYTAEPEELSRALSGENAQKVQQMMETVVKDGTGTRAQIPGVTVGGKTGTAQHGLNNSEKPYAWFISYAKTDNGSPVAVAVVVEDGNANRDDISGGGLAAPIARDVMKAVIDSKQ from the coding sequence GTGAACAAGCCCCTGCGCCGGATCGCCATCTTCTGCGGCATCCTCATGCTGGCGCTGATGGTGCGGACCAACTATCTGCAGTACGTCCGCGCCGACGAGCTCAACACCCGCGACGAGAACCGCCGCATCCGCATCGAGAGGTACGCCCACGAGCGCGGCAACATCATCGTCGACGGCAAGGCCGTCACCGGGTCCGTCGAGACCAACGGCAGCGACTTCAAGTACAAGCGGGTCTGGAAGGACGGGCCCCTGTGGGCCCCCGTGACCGGCTACTCCTCGCAGGCCTTCGACTCCTCGCAGCTGGAGAACCTCGAGGACGGCATCCTCACCGGCAACAGCGACCAGCTCTTCTTCAACCGCACCCTGGGGATGTTCACCGGGGAGAAGAAGCAGGGCGGCAACGTCGTGACCACGCTCAACGGGGCCGCCCAGAAGGCCGCGTTCAAGGGGCTCGGGGACAAGAAGGGCGCCGTCGTCGCCCTCGACCCGCAGACCGGCGCCATCCTCGCGCTGGCGAGCACCCCCTCGTACGACCCCTCGGTCTTCGCGGGCAACTCCAACAAGGACTCCGAGGCGCGGGAAAAGCTCCTGAAGGACAAGGACAAGCCGATGCTCAACCGGGCATTGCGCGAGACCTACCCGCCCGGCTCCACCTTCAAGGTCGTCACCGCCGCCGCCGCCCTGGAGAACGGGCTCTACGACGACATCGACGCCAAGACGGACTCGCCGCTGCCCTGGACGCTGCCGCAAACCACCGTTCCGTTGCAGAACGAGGGCAACATCCCCTGCGAGAACGCCTCGTTGCGCGAGGCCCTGCGCTGGTCGTGCAACACCGTCTTCGGGAAGATGAGCGACGACCTCGGCAACAAGAAGATGATCGAGCAGACGGACAAGTTCGGCTTCAACAAGGAAGTCTTCACGCCCGTCCGCGCCGACGCGAGCATCTACCCCGAGGACAACAAGCCGCAGAACGCGATGGCCGGTATCGGCCAGGCGTCCAACCGGACCACCCCGCTCCAGATGGCCATGGTGGCCTCCGCCATCGCCAACGACGGCAAGCTGATGCAGCCGTACATGGTCGCCAAGCGCCAGGCGCCCAACCTGGACGACATCTACACCGCCGAACCCGAGGAGCTGAGCCGGGCGCTGTCCGGCGAGAACGCCCAGAAGGTCCAGCAGATGATGGAGACCGTCGTCAAGGACGGTACGGGAACCAGGGCACAGATCCCCGGCGTCACAGTGGGCGGCAAGACCGGTACCGCCCAGCACGGCCTGAACAACAGCGAGAAGCCGTACGCCTGGTTCATCTCGTACGCGAAGACCGACAACGGCTCCCCGGTCGCCGTCGCCGTCGTGGTCGAGGACGGCAACGCCAACCGGGACGACATCTCCGGTGGCGGACTGGCCGCCCCGATCGCGCGCGACGTGATGAAGGCGGTCATCGACAGCAAGCAGTGA